The following coding sequences are from one Streptomyces angustmyceticus window:
- a CDS encoding class I SAM-dependent methyltransferase, protein MTSLSRAHSFNTAAARYAANRPSYPPALLDAVEEFMGRPLAGARVADVGAGTGIATALLRGRGADVLAVEPGDGMAAQFRGALPDVPVVRGDGNALPLADASCDLVTYAQSWHWTDTGRSVPEALRVLRPEGALAVWWNTHALDVPWIAAQHERIARHCGGKRTSAALPDDDAVRLAGLSGLRVARRQVRWGRTVSLETHLANISSHSAFLVLGEAAAQAFLTDEHARLHELFPAGMVEERYVVDLLVAARP, encoded by the coding sequence ATGACCTCTCTTTCGCGTGCCCACTCGTTCAACACGGCGGCGGCCCGGTACGCCGCGAACCGGCCCTCCTACCCGCCCGCTCTCCTGGACGCCGTCGAGGAGTTCATGGGCCGCCCCCTCGCCGGGGCCCGCGTCGCCGACGTCGGTGCGGGCACGGGCATCGCCACCGCCCTCTTACGGGGACGCGGCGCCGACGTTCTCGCCGTCGAGCCGGGCGACGGCATGGCCGCGCAGTTCCGCGGCGCTCTCCCCGACGTGCCGGTCGTCCGGGGCGACGGCAATGCCCTGCCGCTCGCCGATGCCTCCTGCGACCTGGTCACGTATGCGCAGTCCTGGCACTGGACGGACACCGGCCGCTCCGTCCCCGAGGCGCTGCGCGTGCTGCGTCCGGAGGGGGCTTTGGCGGTCTGGTGGAACACCCACGCCCTCGATGTGCCGTGGATCGCCGCGCAGCACGAACGCATCGCCCGGCACTGCGGGGGCAAGCGGACGTCCGCAGCCCTTCCGGACGACGACGCCGTGCGGCTCGCGGGGCTGTCCGGGCTCCGTGTCGCGCGGCGGCAGGTGCGCTGGGGGCGGACCGTCTCCCTGGAGACGCATCTCGCCAATATCAGCAGCCACTCGGCGTTTCTCGTCCTCGGCGAGGCTGCCGCGCAGGCGTTCCTCACCGACGAGCACGCCCGCCTGCACGAGCTCTTCCCGGCGGGCATGGTGGAGGAGCGCTATGTGGTCGATCTGCTGGTGGCCGCCCGTCCCTGA
- a CDS encoding AMP-dependent synthetase/ligase, translating to MSVPGTHPAGAANPAPPQPSAAGRAAPRGRREVTVNLPPTDGDRPVSLAHLFLSRVAATPGAEAYRSPVPTGPGGGEEPWQSLTWEQTGQRVRAVAAGLLSLGIGAEDRVAIASGTRLEWILADLGILCAGAATTTVYPSTDADETAYILADSGSRVLFAEDAGKAAKALAHRAELPALAAVVTFDPVPVPDDDGPAAALPVLSLADLERRGADHLRAYPEAVEQAVAAIDREHLATLIYTSGTTGRPKGVRLVHDCWAFQAQAARDLGLLTTADLEYAWLPMAHAFGKNLLCGQIAVGYALAVDGRLDRMTANLQRLRPTLMAAVPRVFEKIYNSLAAEARGQGGLRRRVFDWAARVARDYAAAAQERGAEHGGGMEAGRRLVPFPLAARHALADRLVYAGVRDLFGGRMRGCPTGSAPLAPDIGRFFSGAGIPVLEGYGLTESACGASMSLAEFRTGTAGRPLPGVEVRIADDGEILMRGPNIMRGYHNLPERTAEVLDPDGWFHTGDLGELTPDGYLRITGRIKELIKTSGGKYVAPLEIESRFKGVCPYVSHIVVIGDHRNFCTALVTLDEASIMSWAKSRGTTGRSYAEVCAADETHALVGQYIGQVNAGLQRWQTIKKFAVLHRDFDLAHGELTPSMKVRRPQVERSFADRIEAMYEGARER from the coding sequence ATGAGCGTCCCGGGCACCCACCCCGCCGGCGCAGCGAACCCGGCGCCCCCGCAACCGTCCGCAGCCGGCCGCGCGGCGCCGCGCGGCCGCAGAGAGGTGACCGTGAACCTTCCGCCGACCGACGGGGACCGCCCGGTCTCCCTCGCCCATCTCTTCCTCTCCCGCGTCGCCGCCACCCCGGGGGCGGAGGCGTACCGCTCCCCCGTGCCCACCGGACCGGGCGGTGGCGAGGAGCCGTGGCAGTCGCTGACCTGGGAGCAGACGGGGCAGCGCGTACGGGCCGTCGCCGCCGGACTGCTGTCCCTGGGCATCGGCGCCGAGGACCGGGTGGCGATCGCCTCCGGTACCCGCCTGGAGTGGATCCTCGCCGACCTGGGCATCCTGTGCGCCGGCGCGGCCACCACCACCGTCTACCCCAGCACCGACGCCGACGAGACCGCGTACATCCTGGCCGACTCCGGCAGCCGCGTGCTCTTCGCCGAGGACGCCGGGAAGGCGGCCAAGGCCCTCGCCCACCGTGCCGAACTGCCCGCGCTGGCCGCGGTGGTTACCTTCGACCCCGTGCCGGTGCCCGATGACGACGGACCGGCCGCGGCGCTCCCGGTGCTCTCCCTCGCCGACCTGGAACGGCGCGGCGCGGACCACCTGCGCGCGTACCCCGAAGCCGTCGAGCAGGCCGTCGCCGCCATCGACCGGGAGCACCTGGCCACCCTCATCTATACCTCCGGCACCACCGGCCGGCCCAAGGGCGTACGGCTGGTGCACGACTGCTGGGCCTTCCAGGCACAGGCCGCCCGCGACCTGGGCCTGCTCACCACGGCCGACCTGGAGTACGCCTGGCTGCCCATGGCCCACGCCTTCGGCAAGAACCTGCTGTGCGGTCAGATCGCCGTGGGTTACGCCCTGGCGGTGGACGGCCGGCTCGACCGGATGACCGCCAACCTGCAGCGACTCCGGCCGACCCTGATGGCCGCGGTGCCCCGGGTCTTCGAGAAGATCTACAACTCGCTGGCCGCCGAGGCGCGCGGCCAAGGCGGCCTGCGGCGGCGGGTCTTCGACTGGGCAGCCCGGGTGGCCCGCGACTACGCCGCGGCCGCCCAGGAGCGGGGAGCCGAACACGGCGGCGGCATGGAAGCCGGCCGCCGCCTGGTGCCGTTCCCGCTCGCCGCCCGGCACGCCCTCGCCGACCGGCTGGTCTACGCCGGCGTCCGCGACCTCTTCGGCGGCCGGATGCGGGGCTGCCCCACCGGCAGCGCGCCGCTCGCCCCCGACATCGGCCGGTTCTTCAGCGGCGCCGGGATACCGGTCCTGGAGGGGTACGGGCTGACCGAGTCGGCGTGCGGGGCGTCCATGAGCCTGGCGGAGTTCCGTACCGGCACGGCAGGCCGGCCGCTGCCCGGGGTCGAGGTGCGCATCGCCGACGACGGGGAGATCCTGATGCGCGGCCCGAACATCATGCGCGGCTACCACAACCTCCCCGAGCGGACGGCCGAAGTCCTCGACCCCGACGGCTGGTTCCACACCGGTGACCTCGGGGAACTCACGCCCGACGGCTATCTCCGCATCACCGGCCGCATCAAGGAACTGATCAAGACCTCCGGCGGCAAGTACGTCGCCCCGCTGGAGATCGAGAGCCGCTTCAAGGGCGTCTGCCCGTACGTCTCCCACATCGTCGTCATCGGGGACCACCGCAACTTCTGCACCGCCCTGGTCACCCTCGACGAGGCGTCGATCATGTCCTGGGCGAAGTCCCGTGGAACGACCGGCCGTTCGTATGCCGAGGTGTGTGCCGCGGACGAGACCCACGCGCTCGTGGGGCAGTACATCGGCCAGGTCAACGCCGGCCTCCAGCGCTGGCAGACGATCAAGAAATTCGCCGTGCTGCACCGGGACTTCGACCTCGCCCACGGGGAGCTGACCCCCAGCATGAAGGTCCGGCGGCCCCAGGTCGAACGCAGCTTCGCCGACCGGATCGAGGCCATGTACGAGGGCGCCCGGGAGCGTTGA
- a CDS encoding helix-turn-helix domain-containing protein — protein sequence MPFGQWRTRVRLRAAMPLLAGGATVAAVAARVGYASPSAFVAAFRRAVGVPPGAYLTPDGGSGGR from the coding sequence GTGCCGTTCGGGCAGTGGCGCACCCGCGTCCGGCTCCGGGCCGCGATGCCGCTGCTGGCCGGCGGCGCCACGGTGGCGGCGGTCGCCGCGCGGGTCGGCTATGCCTCCCCGAGCGCCTTCGTCGCGGCGTTCCGGCGGGCGGTCGGTGTGCCACCGGGCGCGTACCTCACGCCCGACGGGGGATCCGGGGGCCGGTGA
- a CDS encoding serine hydrolase domain-containing protein, with product MSNDTAGTTVHGTVAEGYEGVREEFAAFVAEEEHDPGAQLAAYKDGELVVDLWAGDVTGDSLTGVFSTTKGAAHLVVALLVQDGVLELDRRVADYWPEFAAEGKGALTLRELLAHRSGVIGADDGFTSEELADDRVIAERLAGQRPFWQPGVGHGYHALVIGALTGEVVRRTTGRSIQEIYEERVRAPYALDFFLGLPESERARHRDVLPMLPTPEQLAELTANAGGRHSLVGIAFNRSADPAFDLTAFVNSDASLAKSPASVGGVGNARGIAGMYAAAIGAFHGLGALLKPETTAEFSRIHSAGTDLVFHNPSTFALGFEAVSVLFPALAANTFGHSGAAGSLAFGDPRSGLAYGYTRRRFAFPGGAAPENARLSKAVHEAAIA from the coding sequence GGCACCACCGTCCACGGCACCGTCGCCGAGGGCTACGAGGGCGTGCGCGAGGAGTTCGCCGCGTTCGTCGCGGAGGAGGAGCACGACCCGGGCGCGCAGCTCGCCGCGTACAAGGACGGCGAGCTGGTGGTGGACCTGTGGGCGGGAGACGTCACCGGGGACTCGCTGACCGGAGTCTTCTCCACCACCAAGGGCGCCGCGCACCTGGTGGTCGCGCTGCTCGTGCAGGACGGTGTCCTGGAGCTCGACCGCAGGGTCGCCGACTACTGGCCCGAGTTCGCCGCCGAGGGCAAGGGCGCGCTGACCCTGCGCGAGCTGCTCGCGCACCGCTCCGGCGTCATCGGCGCGGACGACGGCTTCACCTCGGAGGAACTCGCCGACGACCGCGTGATCGCCGAACGGCTCGCCGGGCAGCGGCCGTTCTGGCAGCCGGGCGTCGGCCACGGCTATCACGCCCTGGTGATCGGCGCGCTCACCGGGGAGGTCGTACGGCGGACCACCGGCCGCTCCATCCAGGAGATCTACGAGGAGCGGGTCCGCGCACCGTACGCCCTCGACTTCTTCCTGGGGCTTCCCGAGTCCGAGCGGGCCCGGCACCGCGACGTGCTGCCGATGCTGCCGACACCCGAGCAGCTCGCCGAGCTGACCGCGAACGCGGGCGGCCGCCACAGCCTCGTCGGCATCGCCTTCAATCGCAGCGCCGACCCCGCCTTCGACCTGACCGCGTTCGTCAACTCCGACGCCTCGCTGGCCAAGAGCCCGGCCTCGGTCGGCGGTGTGGGCAACGCGCGCGGCATCGCCGGGATGTACGCCGCGGCCATCGGCGCGTTCCACGGCCTGGGCGCTTTGCTCAAGCCCGAGACGACCGCCGAGTTCTCCCGCATCCATTCGGCCGGCACCGACCTGGTCTTCCACAACCCGAGCACCTTCGCCCTGGGCTTCGAGGCCGTCAGCGTGCTGTTCCCCGCCCTCGCCGCGAACACCTTCGGCCACAGCGGCGCCGCCGGCTCCCTCGCCTTCGGCGACCCCCGCTCGGGCCTCGCCTACGGCTACACCCGCCGCCGCTTCGCCTTCCCGGGCGGCGCCGCCCCGGAAAACGCCCGCCTGTCGAAGGCGGTCCACGAGGCCGCCATCGCCTGA
- a CDS encoding serine hydrolase domain-containing protein translates to MNDIYGSCDARFSALEELFRENLANGTDVGASVAVFLAGEPVVNLWGGHADEARTRPWQRDTLTNVFSTTKTVTALCALVLADRGTLDLDAPVARYWPEFAQAGKENVLVRHLLAHSAGLPAWDEPVTFEDVYDWRKSTALLARQTPRWEPGTASGYHGYTQGHLVGEVVRRITGLSLGTFLAREIARPLGADFHIGLPREQHHRVSPVIPPPVIAEGVPMDHPMVRALNNPPIYETGHKVAWTTEWREAELPAFNGHGNAYAIAAIQSVLAGGGEARGVRLLSEATCDAVFVTQTDGLDRILQFPVRWGLGFALPSDSLPVSPHARVGFWGGAGGSACLVDRDAGMAFAYVPNRMVDHGATTDDRCMKLLAAVYGTLLG, encoded by the coding sequence ATGAACGACATATATGGCTCCTGTGACGCGCGGTTCTCCGCCCTCGAGGAATTGTTCCGGGAGAATCTGGCGAACGGCACGGACGTGGGGGCGTCCGTCGCCGTGTTTCTGGCGGGCGAGCCGGTGGTGAACCTCTGGGGCGGCCATGCCGACGAGGCCCGCACCCGCCCGTGGCAGCGCGACACCCTCACCAACGTCTTCTCCACCACCAAGACGGTCACGGCCCTGTGCGCACTGGTGCTGGCCGACCGCGGCACGCTCGACCTCGATGCCCCGGTCGCGCGGTACTGGCCGGAGTTCGCCCAGGCCGGCAAGGAGAACGTACTGGTCCGGCACCTGCTCGCGCACTCCGCCGGGCTGCCGGCCTGGGACGAGCCGGTGACCTTCGAGGACGTCTACGACTGGCGGAAGTCCACCGCCCTCCTCGCCCGGCAGACGCCCCGCTGGGAGCCCGGCACGGCGAGCGGCTACCACGGCTACACCCAGGGGCACCTCGTCGGCGAAGTGGTCCGCCGGATCACCGGCCTGAGCCTGGGCACCTTTCTCGCCCGGGAAATCGCCCGCCCGCTCGGCGCCGATTTCCATATCGGTCTGCCCCGGGAACAGCACCACCGGGTGTCCCCCGTCATTCCTCCGCCGGTGATAGCGGAGGGCGTGCCCATGGACCATCCGATGGTGCGGGCCCTCAACAATCCGCCGATCTACGAGACCGGTCACAAGGTCGCCTGGACCACGGAATGGCGGGAGGCGGAACTTCCCGCGTTCAACGGGCACGGAAACGCGTACGCGATCGCGGCGATCCAGTCCGTACTGGCGGGCGGCGGCGAGGCGCGGGGCGTGCGGCTGTTGTCGGAGGCCACCTGCGACGCGGTGTTCGTGACCCAGACGGACGGGCTCGACCGCATCCTGCAGTTCCCGGTCCGCTGGGGGCTGGGGTTCGCGCTGCCCAGTGACAGCCTGCCCGTCTCGCCCCACGCCCGCGTCGGGTTCTGGGGCGGGGCGGGCGGCTCCGCCTGCCTCGTCGACCGCGACGCCGGGATGGCGTTCGCCTATGTCCCCAACCGCATGGTGGACCACGGCGCGACCACGGACGACCGCTGTATGAAGCTCCTCGCGGCCGTCTACGGCACGCTGCTCGGCTGA